One segment of Onychomys torridus chromosome 3, mOncTor1.1, whole genome shotgun sequence DNA contains the following:
- the Paxip1 gene encoding PAX-interacting protein 1 translates to MSEPAPEVPEDLFREVKYYAVGDIDPQVIRLLKAGKAKEVSYNALASHIISEDGDNPEVGEAREVFDLPVVKPSWVTLSVQCGALLPVNGFSPESCQIFFGLTACLSQVSSEDRSALWALITFHGGNCQLNLNKKCTHLIVPEPKGEKYERAVKRASIKIVTPDWVLDCVSEKSRKDEAFYHPRLIIYEEEEEEEEEEGDNEEQDSQNEGSTEEKSSAASSPEASPADQPFSPKPRAEVSKGELMFDDSSDSSPEKQERSLNWAPAEAPPLTTAQRRLPQGKGPGLINLCANVPPVPGDILPPDMRGNLMAAGQNLQSSERSEMLGTWSPAVRTLRNITNNADIQQISRPSNVAHILQSLSAPTKNLEQQVAHGQQGHPTASAVLFGQSKGAPETHVLPQHHPPQQPPQQHPVLHLQPQIMQLQQQQQQQQQQQPYPQPPSHQFPQQVHQHQFSQQQLQFPQQPLHPQQLHRPQQQLQPFQQQHALQQQLHQLQQQQLQQHQLAQLQQQQQQQQQQQQQQHNLLQQQHQQQQLQRLHQQQQQQQQMQNQATHLSQTSHALQHQVPPQQPLQLPLQPPPQQQQQQQQQQQQQQQQQQQQQQQQQLFGHDPAVEIPEEGFLLGCVFAIADYPEQMSDKQLLATWKRIIQAHGGTVDPTFTSRCTHLLCESQVSSMYAQALRERKRCVTAHWLNTVLKQERILAFSGSFGCKYPQVLTKFYLTVADLSLD, encoded by the exons ccttCCTGGGTGACTCTGTCCGTGCAGTGTGGTGCTCTCCTGCC AgtcaatggtttctctccagaGTCCTGTCAGATTTTTTTTGGACTCACTGCCTGCCTTTCTCAG GTGTCGTCTGAGGACAGAAGTGCCCTGTGGGCATTGATTACTTTCCACGGGGGCAATTGCCAGCTGAACCTCAACAAGAAGTGCACACATTTGATTGTTCCAGAGCCAAAGGGG GAGAAATACGAGCGTGCTGTCAAGAGGGCAAGTATTAAGATTGTCACCCCTGACTGGGTCCTGGACTGTGTGTCTGAGAAGAGCAGGAAGGATGAAGCCTTTTACCATCCGCGTCTGATCATctatgaggaggaggaagaggaggaggaggaagagggagacaacGAAGAGCAGGACTCTCAGAACGAGGGCAGCACTGAGGAGAAGTCAAGTGCGGCCAGCTCTCCAGAAGCCTCTCCTGCTGACCAACCCTTCTCTCCCAAGCCCAGAGCCGAGGTGTCTAAAGGGGAGTTGATGTTTGATGACTCTTCTGATTCATCCCCTGAAAAGCAGGAGCGGAGCTTGAACTGGGCCCCTGCTGAAGCCCCACCGCTCACCACGGCCCAGCGCAGGCTGCCTCAGGGAAAAGGGCCAGGACTTATTAACCTGTGTGCCAATGTCCCTCCTGTCCCTGGGGACATCCTGCCTCCTGACATGCGGGGTAACTTGATGGCTGCTGGACAAAACCTCCAGAGTTCTGAGCGATCAGAAATGCTAGGGACCTGGAGCCCAGCTGTCCGGACGTTGCGAAACATCACAAACAACGCCGACATCCAGCAGATCAGCCGACCATCCAATGTTGCACAC atcTTACAGTCCCTTTCAGCACCCACAAAAAACCTAGAGCAGCAGGTGGCGCATGGCCAACAGGGACACCCCACTGCCAGTGCTGTGCTATTTGGCCAGTCTAAAGGCGCTCCCGAGACACACGTGTTGCCACAGCACCATCCTCCCCAGCAGCCACCTCAGCAACACCCAGTCCTGCATCTTCAGCCCCAGATAATGcagctccagcagcagcagcagcagcaacaacagcaacagcctTACCCCCAGCCGCCATCACATCAGTTCCCTCAGCAAGTCCATCAGCATCAGTTTTCTCAGCAGCAGCTCCAGTTTCCACAGCAACCATTACACCCTCAGCAGCTGCATCGCCCTCAACAGCAGCTGCAGCCATTTCAGCAGCAGCATGCCCTGCAGCAGCAGCTCCatcagctgcagcagcagcagctccagcaACACCAGTTAGCACAgctccagcagcagcaacagcagcagcagcagcaacagcaacaacagcacaaccttctccagcagcagcaccagcagcagcagctccagcgCCTGcaccagcaacagcagcagcagcagcagatgcaGAATCAAGCAACACACTTGAGCCAAACATCTCATGCACTGCAGCACCAGGTTCCACCCCAGCAGCCCCTGCAGctgcccctgcagcccccacctcagcagcagcagcagcagcagcaacaacaacagcagcagcagcagcagcagcagcagcagcagcagcagcagcagctttttGGACATGACCCGGCAGTGGAGA ttccagaagaAGGCTTCTTGCTAGGATGTGTGTTTGCAATTGCGGACTATCCTGAGCAGATGTCGGATAAGCAGCTGCTGGCCACCTGGAAAAGG ATAATCCAGGCGCATGGTGGCACTGTGGACCCCACATTTACAAGCCGATGCACACACCTTCTCTGCGAGAGCCAAGTCAGTAGTATGTATGCCCAG GCCCTACGGGAGAGGAAGCGGTGTGTCACTGCGCACTGGCTCAACACAGTCCTGAAACAGGAGAGAATTCTGGCATTCTCTGGGTCATTTGGCTGCAAGTACCCACAAGTACTGACCAAGTTCTACCTGACCGTAGCTGACTTATCCTTGGATTGA